One Vallitalea pronyensis genomic region harbors:
- a CDS encoding ATPase, T2SS/T4P/T4SS family, protein MTNTFLTIALIIGSAMGLTIWYYRVKNEKPDYEEDAHITFEKLVDTVKYTLADLIKDESFNGFSDDDFKAFYKRKARIQDAMNNCVYGIDSAKVIVQDLIRSVIMDECPTVQDVNLCYDFYSRTLDTRVKFEILLYFYKKEYGKGALAQIIDAYNLDRERYLIEDKSAPSYAITAEDIDMIYGSKHYKLTYPVLIDLLTILVYQQYKGFGILDTLREMDINGFNCGTSGSILSNLRNDKQVVKAPRSVWLYFRGKYIHMRFLTFGTEQELRRVIQLICRYNNPGPLTEKRGYLVNTMFDKSRVLALRPPAAEYWAVFVRKFSLSDVSLKNLIEKPYVNNANLAIHLLQFLMMGQVTCGVTGRQGSGKTTLMTALIEFIDPKYTLRVLEMAPEMYLRELYPERNILSVQETEFVSASDLQDALKKSDAAVSIVGEVATDPIAARMIQMGQVASIFTIFSHHANRAADLVRALRNSLVNAGGFTSMVTAEQQVIDIVRIDVHLNYTTDGKRYIERISEIIKLDEGVPYPDYLRSDPVHSMNTITKEYYTRITDRQTFTTRDILKYDLATDTYTALDWFSPELTQYIMNCIPKDKRLDFSHFVQENWEV, encoded by the coding sequence ATGACTAATACATTCCTAACCATTGCTTTGATTATAGGAAGTGCCATGGGCTTAACCATATGGTATTATCGTGTGAAAAACGAGAAACCCGATTATGAAGAAGACGCACATATCACTTTTGAAAAATTAGTGGATACGGTGAAATATACTTTAGCTGATCTGATAAAAGATGAAAGTTTTAATGGTTTTAGTGATGATGATTTCAAGGCTTTTTACAAACGAAAAGCTCGTATTCAAGATGCTATGAATAACTGTGTCTATGGTATTGATTCTGCCAAGGTGATTGTTCAAGACCTTATCCGTTCGGTCATCATGGATGAATGTCCAACCGTTCAAGATGTAAACTTGTGCTATGACTTTTATTCAAGAACATTGGATACCCGCGTTAAATTTGAGATCCTCTTGTACTTTTATAAAAAAGAATATGGTAAGGGTGCCCTTGCACAGATTATTGATGCCTATAACTTGGATCGTGAGCGTTACCTGATAGAAGATAAGTCTGCTCCTTCCTATGCCATCACCGCTGAAGATATTGATATGATCTATGGTTCCAAGCATTACAAATTGACATATCCTGTTCTAATTGACTTACTCACCATTCTGGTCTATCAGCAATACAAAGGATTTGGCATCTTAGATACCTTACGTGAAATGGATATTAATGGTTTTAACTGTGGGACATCCGGTTCCATTTTATCAAATCTTAGAAATGATAAACAGGTGGTAAAAGCACCTCGTTCTGTCTGGCTGTATTTCAGAGGAAAATACATACACATGCGATTTCTTACATTTGGAACGGAACAAGAACTGCGTCGCGTGATACAACTAATATGCCGTTATAACAATCCAGGACCCTTGACGGAAAAAAGAGGCTATTTAGTCAATACCATGTTTGACAAATCAAGGGTATTAGCACTTCGACCACCAGCAGCAGAATATTGGGCAGTCTTTGTCAGGAAATTTTCCTTAAGTGATGTATCTTTAAAAAATCTTATTGAAAAACCCTACGTCAATAACGCTAACCTAGCCATCCACCTGCTTCAATTCTTAATGATGGGACAAGTCACATGTGGTGTCACTGGACGTCAAGGTTCTGGTAAAACAACCCTTATGACAGCGCTTATTGAATTCATTGATCCTAAGTATACACTGCGGGTACTTGAAATGGCACCTGAGATGTACTTACGTGAACTGTATCCAGAACGTAATATTCTCTCTGTCCAAGAAACAGAATTTGTCAGTGCATCTGACTTACAAGATGCTCTTAAAAAGTCCGATGCAGCAGTATCCATCGTTGGCGAAGTCGCAACAGACCCTATTGCTGCCAGAATGATACAGATGGGGCAAGTGGCCTCTATCTTTACCATCTTCTCCCACCATGCTAATCGAGCCGCTGACCTTGTGCGAGCTCTTAGAAACTCACTTGTTAACGCTGGTGGCTTTACTTCCATGGTAACAGCTGAGCAGCAGGTAATTGATATTGTGCGCATTGACGTTCACTTAAATTATACCACTGACGGTAAACGCTATATTGAACGTATTTCGGAGATTATTAAACTGGATGAAGGCGTTCCTTATCCCGATTATCTGCGTTCCGACCCTGTACACTCCATGAACACCATCACAAAAGAGTATTATACACGTATTACAGACCGACAGACATTCACCACACGGGACATTTTAAAATATGATCTTGCAACGGATACTTATACAGCTCTTGATTGGTTTTCACCTGAGCTTACCCAATACATCATGAATTGTATACCAAAAGACAAACGATTGGACTTCTCACATTTTGTCCAAGAAAACTGGGAGGTGTAA